From the genome of Ostrinia nubilalis chromosome 1, ilOstNubi1.1, whole genome shotgun sequence:
tataatatttgAAGTGATACGAGTAAGTTACGAGTTTTCAGATATAAATTTCATCACACAGAGTGAAAAAACTTAACCATGACTTTACGTTGTAAATAAATGTTGACACGTATATCAGAAACCTTTTGCGTTACAGGCTTTTTACAAGCACGATGGTTGCGTGCAAGGTATAAGAATGCATGCATGTGGCCTATAAGTATGCACTATGCATGCATGCAGCTCCAGCTCGCCATACTCGTGCTTAGAAGGTCGCTTTTGCAATTCAAACATGTTCTGAAATGTCACCTTCCCTTATACCATTAACGTTTACAGCTCAAGTACAAGTACTTTTTAGCCATAGTTTTAGGTTTAATGTAATCAAAATGTGAAGTGCTTTGAAATTAACGTTTTCTTATAGCGAATAGAAACTACGCGTTTCATTTTCTAAAAATTAAAGCAGTAGGTATTTTTATCAGTTTTGGGTGTTGTACCGAAAATAACTCTATCTCATATCTGTAGTCTTCAAGAGAGTGGATTGATCAAGGACATTATTCGTATGGTGTCAAAAAGATAGCGTCGTAATAATTTCTtcaaattgataaaattttgaCACTCACTACTCAGATAAAGTTCAAGTGTTTTTCTACCTGCCTGCATTAGCATTAAAAggattattttaaaagtaaaacgcAAAATCTTACTTTATAACTATATTACTTAAGAATTACTTATCTTTTAACAATGTTTCTAATTAAGGTACCTCAATTAGACATTAACTTTAAGACTCTTGTATTATTTGAGACAAACGCCTTGTACAAGATTTCAACAAGAAATCAGTACAAGTCTACACTAGCACTACAcacatttattgaaaaaataaaaataattatactcTACTTAGAATACTAATCTAAGAAATATGCCCTCTGCTAAATTATAAGAGTAATTGCGATGTATGGAATTTGTCTAACAAAGCAAATGCTGCAATTATCATAAATGTATAACCAACTACAGTGGAGGCCGAGTTATCGTCATCTTCTTCACTGtcttcatcaccatcatcatcctCACCACCCGGGGTCGTGGTACCTTCATCATCTTCTTCATCAGGTGCTGGTGTGCTAGCAGAATCTAcgaggtcatcatcatcatcttcttcTTTCATCTGTACATCCCAATTACTTTGCGCATCTAAAAAGTGTTCTTCGTAAATTTCATCCCAAAAAGCCCTTTGTTCAGCATGGGGGTCCTGCAAGTCTGATTCTAACGCACTATCTGCTTCTTCATTCGCTCTGTCAAGAATGTGCAGATAATGTGGAGCATCATTTTTGAATGATTCCCATACAACTGGTGAAACATCGCTCGTTGGATTTCTGAAACAGATAAAATGGTATTAGAAAAGTTGTACTACTTCATACTACTACATATTGGGTATATTACTAGCTTCCCCAGTATCCCTTACCCAGTCTTAATAAAGTTAGTCCAGCGTTCAATCATCAAGTCTCCAATCATCAAATCCATTTCGGGAATTTCATTCGTCTCCGATATCAGTGGTAActcgtaaaataaataagctAATTCTTCACTATGAGCAGCACTGCCAACTTCAATGGGACCAGCAAAAGGTTCCCCTAGGGttcctttgtatgaaaattgaTACAAATAAATTGGCGCAGTTGCTTTACTGGAACGCAACCATGTCTCTCTTATTGCTGAAACTAAGATCATAGTGTCTCCGTGATAATTTATAGCCATATTTTGAGTAATAGGCTGATCTTCGAAGTAatgctgtttaattttttcagCAACTTCGGTTCTTTCGTTGTCATTTTCAAAAGTTAAATCAGCCTGTAAGAAAGCATCAAACGATTCATCCATTCTTTCCAACCAGTTTGAATTGGAAATTTCTCTAGCTCTGATTGTACCCTCTTTATCCACAAAACCAGTGATGAAAGGTATATCTAAAAACTCTCCTTCAGAGATAATTTCAAATGGTGTTTTTACCAAGAAAGGTTCATCAGGCAAATCTTCTCTTTCAACGCAGGGTGCAAATGCAAGAGAATTATCAGTTAAATCTAGTTTGTTTAACACTCCCATCAAGGCAGACACACTGACTCTAGTAAATATTTCGGACAAATCTATGTCAGCAGTAATGGTATGACCTAGTGCTTCTGCTACTTGCACAGCATATTCCATATTA
Proteins encoded in this window:
- the LOC135075122 gene encoding carboxylic ester hydrolase-like — protein: MWYLFGIVFVVGGALSLPISRDSRNDDVDIPLVILSNQGPVSGSAAADGEYFEFHGIPYADSTAGSHRFKAPSPPPVFTETFVANRKNIKCVRPLGVGFEGTEDCLVADVYTPTLDAESKLPVMVWIKGTELDRDDERELSFKNFVTRDIVVVSLNFRESILGYLCLGTETAPGNAGLKDIIAGLRWVQANIEQFGGDPDDVTLLGHGSGAAAVDLITLSPMADGLVHKAISQSGIALAPWAVSRDNMEYAVQVAEALGHTITADIDLSEIFTRVSVSALMGVLNKLDLTDNSLAFAPCVEREDLPDEPFLVKTPFEIISEGEFLDIPFITGFVDKEGTIRAREISNSNWLERMDESFDAFLQADLTFENDNERTEVAEKIKQHYFEDQPITQNMAINYHGDTMILVSAIRETWLRSSKATAPIYLYQFSYKGTLGEPFAGPIEVGSAAHSEELAYLFYELPLISETNEIPEMDLMIGDLMIERWTNFIKTGNPTSDVSPVVWESFKNDAPHYLHILDRANEEADSALESDLQDPHAEQRAFWDEIYEEHFLDAQSNWDVQMKEEDDDDDLVDSASTPAPDEEDDEGTTTPGGEDDDGDEDSEEDDDNSASTVVGYTFMIIAAFALLDKFHTSQLLL